A section of the Cuniculiplasma divulgatum genome encodes:
- a CDS encoding replication factor C large subunit, producing the protein MNIAEKYRAESVSDLIISQRILADIRNWLKLWNEGTPTKKGLILYGPPGSGKTTTALALAKESGVPLIEMNASETRNSDAMKRVAMMGSQYSDLTLMADHAAGFNKIILIDEADNIFEGRSRETGGDSGGITELARVIRNTRNPIILTMNDFYGFRRKNAAKEIINNCLAIEFRQFRKKNDLDFRSFRHKLTERLIFIAQSEGLQFRPEIVDALIERNRDDLRAIINDAVSMMAYRDDPEAVGQPSIRDAPSGIYDVMHATFKEGDYEGILRDLMDKDFTTEDYLMWLDKNLPMEAKDAADLDHAYDILSIADVFVGRVIKKQHYAYKGYAEEIAAGVSTGIVHRNEKYVKYEFPSYIMKMSRLRESREGRKFATAKLARFTHSGRMRISGNLWFYGEMLKRKEFSAMLEKQLNLSEKELSVLKKG; encoded by the coding sequence ATGAACATAGCAGAGAAATACAGGGCTGAATCAGTATCGGATCTCATCATCAGCCAGAGGATACTTGCTGATATCAGGAACTGGCTGAAACTGTGGAATGAGGGGACCCCCACAAAGAAGGGGCTGATACTTTATGGCCCCCCGGGATCCGGAAAAACCACCACGGCCCTTGCCCTGGCAAAAGAATCAGGTGTTCCATTAATTGAGATGAACGCCTCGGAAACGAGAAATTCCGATGCCATGAAGAGGGTGGCCATGATGGGATCACAGTATTCAGATCTCACCCTTATGGCAGATCATGCGGCAGGGTTCAACAAGATAATCCTCATTGACGAGGCTGACAACATATTCGAGGGCAGGAGCAGGGAGACCGGCGGGGATTCCGGAGGGATAACAGAGCTTGCCAGGGTTATCAGGAACACCAGGAATCCTATAATCCTGACCATGAATGATTTTTACGGATTCAGGCGCAAAAATGCAGCCAAGGAGATCATAAACAACTGTCTTGCCATAGAGTTCAGGCAGTTCAGGAAGAAGAACGATCTCGATTTCAGGAGCTTCCGGCACAAACTGACCGAGAGGCTCATTTTCATCGCCCAGAGCGAGGGGCTGCAGTTTCGGCCTGAGATAGTGGACGCACTGATAGAACGAAACCGAGATGATCTCAGGGCAATCATAAACGATGCTGTGAGCATGATGGCATACAGGGATGACCCTGAGGCTGTTGGCCAGCCTTCAATCAGGGATGCTCCCTCCGGCATATACGACGTCATGCACGCAACCTTCAAGGAGGGTGACTATGAGGGTATCCTAAGGGACCTCATGGACAAAGACTTCACAACGGAAGACTATCTTATGTGGCTTGACAAAAATCTTCCCATGGAGGCAAAGGATGCAGCGGACCTTGACCATGCATATGATATTCTCTCCATTGCAGACGTATTTGTGGGAAGGGTCATAAAGAAGCAGCACTATGCATACAAGGGATATGCGGAGGAGATAGCCGCAGGCGTTTCAACCGGAATAGTGCACCGCAATGAGAAATATGTGAAGTATGAGTTCCCGTCATACATAATGAAAATGTCCAGGCTGAGGGAAAGCAGGGAAGGGAGGAAGTTTGCCACAGCAAAGCTTGCAAGATTCACACATAGCGGAAGAATGAGGATTTCCGGAAATTTGTGGTTCTATGGTGAAATGCTCAAACGAAAGGAATTTTCGGCGATGCTTGAAAAACAGCTCAACCTGAGCGAGAAGGAATTATCTGTTCTCAAGAAAGGCTGA
- a CDS encoding 50S ribosomal protein L15e has translation MPDVQSTYSMVRDAWKDLKKSEIYGLQKERMIAWRSGSSIERVERPTRLDRARALGYKAKGGFIVVRARVRRGGRNKPKIMGGRRPRRMGYNKLTPKKSIQWIAEERTADRYPNMEVLNSYYVGEDGLYKYYEVIMVDRSHPEIVTDSSISWIAEPQNRGRVYRGLTSAGYKGRGLRTGRSGSSKSRPSIRSNGRLRR, from the coding sequence ATGCCAGATGTTCAAAGTACATACAGCATGGTCAGGGATGCCTGGAAGGACCTCAAGAAATCTGAGATCTACGGGTTGCAAAAAGAGAGAATGATCGCCTGGAGAAGCGGTTCTTCAATTGAAAGGGTAGAGAGACCCACAAGGCTTGACAGGGCGAGAGCACTTGGCTATAAGGCCAAGGGCGGTTTCATCGTTGTCAGGGCCAGAGTGAGAAGAGGAGGAAGGAACAAGCCCAAGATCATGGGAGGAAGAAGACCCAGAAGGATGGGCTACAATAAACTCACCCCCAAGAAAAGTATCCAGTGGATTGCAGAGGAGAGAACTGCTGACAGATATCCCAACATGGAAGTTCTCAATTCGTATTATGTTGGAGAGGATGGACTCTACAAGTATTATGAGGTCATAATGGTTGACCGATCGCACCCGGAGATTGTTACGGACAGTTCTATTTCCTGGATTGCGGAACCACAGAACAGGGGCAGAGTCTACAGGGGCCTTACCTCGGCTGGATACAAGGGGAGAGGCCTGAGGACAGGTAGAAGCGGAAGTTCCAAGAGCAGGCCATCCATAAGATCAAACGGCAGGCTCAGAAGATAA
- a CDS encoding enoyl-CoA hydratase-related protein — protein MYDTLLVKDKGHISIISINRAEKLNSLGDEVRRDLLKAFKDFNANEGKRVAILTGEGRAFSAGADVSTSSEKGAGVDIESELSNSFHLILKEMRYSKKLFISVINGVVAGAGMSLALACDESFASRESRFVMAFQGIGLAPDTGLTLILSRLAGARALPYLLHGGEFSAAEAENMGLVRVVDDPMAEAMKMAENLAEGPFGAYSVGKQLITKAIYFDLDEFLKEEASLQGKLSEGHDFKEGVKAFREKRKPNFNGT, from the coding sequence ATGTATGACACGTTGCTGGTAAAGGATAAAGGGCACATTTCCATAATCTCAATAAATCGTGCTGAAAAATTAAACTCACTTGGGGATGAGGTTCGGAGGGACCTTCTGAAGGCATTCAAAGATTTCAACGCAAATGAAGGAAAACGTGTGGCCATATTGACAGGGGAGGGCAGGGCGTTTTCTGCAGGCGCGGATGTCTCCACCTCTTCAGAAAAAGGCGCCGGTGTGGATATAGAGAGCGAGCTGTCAAATTCCTTTCACCTTATACTGAAAGAAATGAGGTACAGCAAGAAGCTATTCATTTCAGTTATAAACGGCGTTGTAGCTGGGGCTGGGATGAGCCTTGCCCTTGCATGTGATGAATCTTTCGCATCCCGTGAAAGCAGGTTTGTAATGGCTTTTCAGGGCATAGGACTTGCTCCGGATACGGGGCTTACGCTGATTCTTTCAAGACTGGCCGGAGCACGAGCACTTCCGTACCTGCTCCATGGCGGAGAATTCTCTGCTGCAGAAGCAGAAAATATGGGCCTGGTAAGGGTAGTGGATGATCCCATGGCTGAGGCCATGAAAATGGCAGAAAATCTGGCTGAAGGGCCTTTTGGGGCATATTCTGTGGGCAAGCAACTTATAACAAAGGCAATTTATTTTGATCTGGATGAGTTCCTGAAGGAAGAGGCAAGTCTGCAGGGCAAACTGTCGGAGGGACATGACTTCAAGGAAGGCGTGAAAGCTTTCAGGGAGAAGCGCAAACCAAATTTTAACGGTACATAA
- a CDS encoding SDR family oxidoreductase translates to MNENGLNGKIALVTGASRGIGRSIAIKLGNMGARVAVNYNRGRDEAESLARSIPDSMAFQADVASRSQVNRMAEEIHSKMGKVDIIVNNAGYWELMDFVSYREDAMDRMFAVNVKGGINTVLAFLDDLKGKGIIVNIASNAGIGTAAPNTTLYSITKAAVIMLTKRLAFDLRDQHIRINAVAPGWVETDMTIGNKNSSEISDLEHYFRSRTTLNSVGRPEDIADVVAFLASDDSRYINGQVIVADGGRMDNLTHGI, encoded by the coding sequence ATGAATGAAAATGGCCTTAATGGGAAGATTGCACTTGTTACAGGCGCTTCAAGGGGAATTGGAAGGTCCATTGCCATAAAGCTTGGAAATATGGGGGCCAGGGTTGCCGTCAACTACAACAGAGGCAGAGATGAAGCTGAGAGCCTTGCCCGATCAATTCCAGATTCTATGGCATTCCAGGCAGATGTGGCCAGCAGAAGCCAGGTCAACAGGATGGCTGAAGAAATTCATTCAAAGATGGGAAAAGTTGACATAATCGTCAATAACGCAGGCTACTGGGAACTTATGGACTTTGTGTCATACAGGGAAGATGCCATGGACAGGATGTTCGCTGTTAATGTTAAGGGAGGCATAAACACGGTCCTGGCATTTCTGGATGATCTGAAGGGAAAAGGGATAATTGTGAACATAGCATCAAATGCTGGAATTGGAACTGCTGCTCCAAATACAACCCTGTATTCCATCACGAAGGCAGCCGTCATTATGCTAACGAAACGTCTGGCATTCGATCTCAGGGATCAACACATCAGAATCAATGCCGTTGCTCCGGGATGGGTTGAAACGGACATGACCATTGGGAACAAGAACAGCAGCGAGATCTCAGATCTTGAACACTATTTCAGAAGCAGAACCACGCTTAACAGCGTTGGGCGACCAGAGGATATTGCCGATGTGGTGGCTTTCCTGGCTTCAGATGATTCCAGATACATAAACGGGCAGGTAATTGTGGCGGATGGAGGCCGTATGGATAACCTGACGCATGGGATTTGA
- a CDS encoding helix-turn-helix domain-containing protein, producing the protein MDIQEKIAGEITIAENPGETIRKWREEFQVSQLDLARYLEISPSVISDYESGRRKSPGVTSIRKIVNALVEIDLKRGGQVLRRYNSGMPSDAIIDISDYSHDISLERVIRMISGTNYSSIGLNRYIRGYTIVDGIKAILSFSYSEYSKLYGWSSQRIIFFTEVKLGRSPMIAIRVHPLKPAAVVYIQPDRIDDLAVKLADVENIPLIVTELDAPAISKIMASLK; encoded by the coding sequence GTGGACATACAGGAGAAGATAGCCGGTGAGATCACAATAGCGGAGAATCCCGGCGAAACCATAAGGAAATGGCGTGAAGAGTTTCAGGTGTCTCAGCTGGACCTGGCCAGGTATCTGGAGATATCGCCATCAGTCATCAGTGATTATGAATCGGGCAGGCGTAAATCACCTGGTGTTACATCAATAAGAAAGATAGTCAATGCACTGGTGGAGATCGACCTGAAGAGGGGTGGGCAGGTACTGAGGCGGTACAACAGCGGCATGCCTTCTGATGCCATCATCGACATAAGTGATTATAGCCATGACATATCGCTCGAGAGGGTGATCCGCATGATAAGCGGGACAAACTATTCCTCCATAGGCCTGAACAGGTACATACGGGGATATACTATTGTTGATGGAATCAAGGCAATCCTGTCATTCTCATACTCGGAATACAGCAAGCTCTACGGATGGTCAAGCCAGCGAATAATATTCTTCACAGAGGTAAAACTGGGAAGAAGCCCCATGATTGCAATCAGGGTGCATCCACTGAAACCTGCCGCTGTTGTGTATATTCAGCCCGACAGAATAGATGATCTGGCAGTAAAGCTGGCAGACGTGGAAAATATCCCGCTGATCGTTACGGAA